The following proteins come from a genomic window of Miscanthus floridulus cultivar M001 chromosome 2, ASM1932011v1, whole genome shotgun sequence:
- the LOC136518621 gene encoding uncharacterized protein isoform X2 encodes MTGNAFDPLPLPSGVPVPMSFYDDPCKVAKSDEEDMYRQRYWMCANFAFEPTLRQRRINKMTPPLLCDFEQWIDTEIKSEDKEWIQKLLRWEAEDKEMMEKRRKEEALEKEHKEEEERRRVASYMEERERKLERALRAKAVMGENPDA; translated from the exons atgaccggaaatgccttcgacccgttgcctctgcctagtggtgttccagtgcccatgtccTTTTACGACGATCCTTGCAaagtagccaagtccgatgaagaggacatgtataggcagaggtattggatgtgtgccaattttgcgtttgagcctacacttcgtcagcgccgcattaacaagatg ACTCCTCCactgctctgtgattttgagcagtggatcgacactgagatcaagtcaGAAGACAAGGAGTGGATACAGAAACTGttacggtgggaggcagaggacaaggagatgatggagaagagacgtaaagaggaggctctagaaaaggagcacaaggaagaggaggaaaggaggcgagTTGCTTCGTAcatggaggagagggagaggaagcttGAGCGTGCGCTCCGAGCGAAGGCAGTGATGGgggagaatcccgatgcctaa
- the LOC136518621 gene encoding uncharacterized protein isoform X1 — protein sequence MFEVIFLFFVLCNGRMPRRGKASKPSYGRMTGNAFDPLPLPSGVPVPMSFYDDPCKVAKSDEEDMYRQRYWMCANFAFEPTLRQRRINKMTPPLLCDFEQWIDTEIKSEDKEWIQKLLRWEAEDKEMMEKRRKEEALEKEHKEEEERRRVASYMEERERKLERALRAKAVMGENPDA from the exons atgtttgaagtgatttttttattttttgtattatgtaacggtaggatgccaaggcgtggtaaagctagtaagccaag ttatggccggatgaccggaaatgccttcgacccgttgcctctgcctagtggtgttccagtgcccatgtccTTTTACGACGATCCTTGCAaagtagccaagtccgatgaagaggacatgtataggcagaggtattggatgtgtgccaattttgcgtttgagcctacacttcgtcagcgccgcattaacaagatg ACTCCTCCactgctctgtgattttgagcagtggatcgacactgagatcaagtcaGAAGACAAGGAGTGGATACAGAAACTGttacggtgggaggcagaggacaaggagatgatggagaagagacgtaaagaggaggctctagaaaaggagcacaaggaagaggaggaaaggaggcgagTTGCTTCGTAcatggaggagagggagaggaagcttGAGCGTGCGCTCCGAGCGAAGGCAGTGATGGgggagaatcccgatgcctaa